Within the Leptospira stimsonii genome, the region ATACATTCGAAATGCCTGTTCTACGGAATTATAAAGATCTCGAAAACTCGCGTCTTGGATAAAGCCGTTCTTGACCGGAAAGTTTCCGGAAAGAACACAGAGGTCTTTTTCTCGAACGTCGTCTTTCGAAAGAACTCTGTGTTCGGAATCGATCTCGTAGAGATGTCCGTCGGAGTTGACGAGGAAGGAAGCTTTTCTTTCGGTCAGTTCGATGAGGAGTTGGTCTTCCGACTTTTTCGTGATGCGTGCAGAATTCACTCTCGGATACCTGGAGAGTTTTTTTTCCAGAAGATCCAAGTCCAGAGTATCAAAGGAGGTCCCGGGTTGAATTTCAAGCATTCTGACGATTTCTTCCGTTTTGAGCTTTTCGTGCCCCGTAATGATTAACTTATTCAGTTCTCGGGGAATTCCTTGAAAACGAAATCCGAGAATCGCCCCAACGCTCAAAATACAGATGAGAAGAGCCAAGAGGAGAATGTTTCTCCTTTTCTGCACGAATTCTCTTAGAAAGTCAATCAGATTATGTCTCATGGCCAGATCTTGAGGTAAATTTCTTCCCTGGTTCCAATATCGGGAATTTCTGTCTGAAGTACAGCTTGTTTTTAACGGGGAGTTCCCGCAATCTTGGGAAGGATTTGCAATTGGGAAGAATCCTTCGATTCGAAAGGCGGTCGTTTTCTCCGAGGCGCTCAAAAAAAGGGGAGTTCCCGCATTCTTCCGGAATACAAAGAGATTCCGATCCAAAAGAAGAATCCAAAAAACCGGAATTCGACTTTGGTTTTGTTGAACTCTTTAAGAGGTTGCGATTTTTTCAAAAAAAGAATTCCTTCTTGGAAAGCGACGTCTCTAATACCGATCTTATCATTATACGAATTCATTTATGAATCTCTCAAAACACACAACGGTCCTCACGGGCGTCATATTCTTCTTAGGATTCTCACTTGGATTGTATATGTCCGTAGTGGAAAAAGCCGGAACCATAGACGATTATCCTTATACGATGAAAATTTATTATCCACGTTTGGAAGGAATTCATCCCGGGGCGCCGGTTCGAATCCTTGGGGTGGAAAGAGGAATCGTCCGAAGTCTCGATGTGGTTCCGATCGACGAAGTCGGGGACCAACGATTTTTGAATAAGGATCAGACTAAGGCGATCGAAATCGTAATCCGACTCAAAGAGCCGATTACTCTCTGGGACAATTATAAGATCACCTTTCAGACGAATACGATTCTTTCCGGAAGAACGATCGATATCGATCCGGGTTCTTCCGAAAAAGACGATACAACTTTTTTCCAACCCACTTATCTCGAGGACGAACAACGAGCCCCCGACTTCCTTCCTTCCGCGGATTATTTCGAAGATTTTTTTGCCGCTTCCACGGGAGTGATTCGTGAGAATCGAGAAGACATTCGAGCCTCTTTCGCGAATCTCTACGAGATTTCCGAAAAACTCAAATCCAATCGGGGAACCATTCCGAAGATGATACATTCTCCGGAAACCTACGATAATCTCCTGGAACTTCTTACGGACGCGAGAATTTTCGGAAACGATGCGCGACGTTATACGGAAGGATATCGTAAATTGGAACGTTCCGCTCCGGCCCCTTTTACGATTAACATGTATCGAAGAACGACTCTCATAGGGAGCGTCGGAAACGATTATTATTTCGGAAAACTCTAAAGATCTTTTTTCAGCTTAGGATTCTTTCTTTAGCTTTTTCTCTTCCAAGTCTTTCAAAGATAAAATTTTTCCATTCTCTACTTTTAACGATCCAAGCTCAGGAACATTGAAAGAAAAAGGTAAGCTCGATCCTTTCTCCTTTTCAAATTCTTGAAACGAAAGTGAGAAAGAAAAAAGCTTTTTAATTTGAGAATTTTCTGATCTCTAAATTCTGATTGAATCCGGTGGAGATCCTATTTTGAAACATCCGAATTTAGAAATCATAGATCGTTTTTTCGAAGCGTATATACAAAGGGATTGGAATGAGTTAAAGAAAGTTCTTTCTCTGGATGCGAGGTGGAGTTTTCCCGGAAAACACCCTTATGGAGGTTGGAGGAACGGCTTTGAGGAAGTGATCCAATTTTTTGATACGATGGGTTCCGTAATGGGAAAATCCAACGTAAAAGCAGAAAAATTAATAGTTGCGGCGAACGATGATTATGTGATCGAAAGCCAACACGTTTTTACAAATAGAGAAGATGGAATCAACTTGGATCATCTTGTATGTGTTCTCTGGAAGTTCGCCGGAGGAAAGATCGTGGAAGGAATTCATTTCTTTGCGAGTCCGGTCGAAGCGGATTCTTTCTTTACAAAAATCTCTCAGAAGAATTTAGAATAGAATTCGATTCTTCTTTTGTGAGCGTGCGGAGAATTTCCAACCGGCCACTCCAGAATCTTTTCCTTGAGTGTTTGGCGATTTAGTGCCCTCGTCGTATTTTGAGAATTTTTTTGGAACGTCTGGGACGGCGATTCTTTGTCGGGACAATCACTTCGATTCTTCTTAAGACTGTAAGTAAGGAGTTCCCGCACTTCTTTGTAATCAAACTGACCAAGGCGGAATCGCGGAGTTCCCGCACTTCTTTGTAATCAAACTGACCAAGGCGGAATCGCGGAGTTCCCGCACTTTTCCGGTAATCAAACTGACCAAGGCGGAATCGCGGAGTTCCCGCACTTTTCCGGTAATCAAACTGACCAAGGCGGAACAGCGGAGTTCCCGCACTTCTTAGTAAATCAAACTGACCAAGGCGGAATCGCGGAGTTCCCGCACTTCTTAGTAAATCAAACTGACCAAGGCGGAATCGCGGAGTTCCCGCACTTTCTCTCAACAGAGAAATCAAAATTCTGCCGATGAGACCAATATGAAAGTTGCAATCATCCATGACTGGCTCAACGGGATGCGCGGAGGAGAATTGGTTCTGGATTCTCTCCTCAAAATCTATCCGTCGGCCGATCTATTTACACTATTCTACACACCCGGAAAACTGAATCCTCGGATCGAACAAAGAAAGATCACGACCGCATTCACAAACAATCTTCCCTTTAAAGATTCCAAATATCGCTGGTATCTTCCTCTTTTCCCGACCGCAATCGAATCCTTGGATTTGAAAGGTTACGATCTTGTGATTTCTTCTTCTCATTGTGTTGCAAAGGGCGTAATCACCGATCCGGACTCGGTTCATTTCAGCTATGTCCATTCTCCGATGCGTTACGTTTGGGATCTCTACTACGATTATTTTCCTTCTCGCAAGGGAATCAAATTCTTCGCCTTCGAACTCATCTCGAATTATCTGAGAACCTGGGACGCGGCCTCTTCTTCGAGAGTGGATTCTTTCTGGTCCAATTCCGAATTCGTCGCAAGAAGAATCCAAAAATTCTATCGTAGAGAAGCGAAAGTCATCTTCCCACCCTGTCTTCCTGAAAAATGGAAAGTAGTCTCCGAAAAAAAAGACGATTTCTATCTCATCGTCTCCGCGTTCGCACCGTACAAAAGAATCGATCTCGCGATCGAAGCGTTTCGTAAGAATGGAAAGAGGCTCGTTCTCATCGGAGGAGGGCAGGAATTCAAAAAACTGACTTCTCATCTTCCGAAGAATATCGAAGTCCTTCCTCATCTCAAACGGGAAGAAGTCTTGGAATATTACAAAAAGGCAAAAGCCTTTATCTTTCCCGGGATGGAAGATTTCGGAATCGCTCCTGTCGAAGCACAAGCCTATCAAACTCCCGTGATCGCCTTCGGAAAGGGCGGAGCTCTTGAAACCGTGATCTCGGGCAAAACGGGAATCTTTTTTCAAGAACAAACGGTGGAATCTCTGAACGAGGCGATCGAACGTTCCGATCGAATTTCCTGGAAAACCTCCGATTTTCAGAAGAACGTAAGTCGATTTACGGAGGAAAAATTCATTATCGAAATCCAAAAGCAGGTCGAGACTAGAATGAGAACTCCGAGGAAAAAGGGATAATTATTTTGATTCTACTCCATAGACTGAAAGGGGACGAATTCGTGCTCAACGCATCTCATATCGAATGCCTTGAAGCCAATCCGGATACGACGATCACCCTTTCCAACGATAGAAAGTTTGTGGTAAAGGAATCCATTCCCGAAGTCATCGAAAAAATTTTAGAATATAAGAAACGGATTCTTGTGTTTCCTCTGGGCTCTTCTCCGGACCAGTTCAAAAGGGTGGAATAAAAAGTTATGGATTTTGGAACAGTAGTTGGTTTAGGATCGGCGGTCGTCCTGATGATCTTCGGTATCATCTCGGCGGGATTGAGCCCATTAGACATTTTTGATATTCCATCCGTCATCATTACGTTCGGAGGGGCGACTGCGGGAACCATCATGGCGGTTCCTTGGGAATCGACGCTCGCAGTCGGAAAAGTCACACAAAAAGTTTTTAGAACCGAAAAACACGATCTCATCGAATTGATCAAAACGTTAGTCTCCTTTTCGGAAAAAGCAAGAAGAGAAGGTCTACTCGCTCTCGAAGACGACGTAAACGAACTTCCCGACGAATTCTTACGAAAAGGAATCACCCTCGTAGTGGATGGAACGGACCCTGAACTCGTTCGTAACATCATGGAAACGGAAATGGGAAACATCGCTTCCCGTCACAACAACGGAAAGGCTTGGTGGGAAAACTGGGGAGCATTGGCTCCCGCCTTCGGGATGATCGGGACTCTGATCGGACTCGTTCAGATGTTGAAGAACCTTGGTTCCGGTGACCCTTCCGCGATCGGAACGGGGATGGCCGCCGCCTTGATTACGACGCTTTACGGATCGATGGGCGCCAACATGTTCGCGATTCCCGTCATGAAAAAACTCATCCGTAAATCGGAAGACGAACTTATGATCAAACAGATTATGATCGAAGGAACTCTTTCCATTCAGTCCGGCGATAACCCGAGGATCGTAAAAGATAAACTCTCTTCGTTTCTTCCGCCGTCGGAAAGGGATGTTCTCAAGGACGACAGCGAGTAAGAACGGTTTTTCATTATGGCAAAATCAAAATGTCCGGAATGTATTCAGAATATCCCCGAGTATATGCTTACCTATGGGGACATGGTGACGCTTCTTCTTTGTTTCTTCATCATGCTCTATACCACCGGT harbors:
- a CDS encoding motility protein A, with product MDFGTVVGLGSAVVLMIFGIISAGLSPLDIFDIPSVIITFGGATAGTIMAVPWESTLAVGKVTQKVFRTEKHDLIELIKTLVSFSEKARREGLLALEDDVNELPDEFLRKGITLVVDGTDPELVRNIMETEMGNIASRHNNGKAWWENWGALAPAFGMIGTLIGLVQMLKNLGSGDPSAIGTGMAAALITTLYGSMGANMFAIPVMKKLIRKSEDELMIKQIMIEGTLSIQSGDNPRIVKDKLSSFLPPSERDVLKDDSE
- a CDS encoding MlaD family protein, giving the protein MNLSKHTTVLTGVIFFLGFSLGLYMSVVEKAGTIDDYPYTMKIYYPRLEGIHPGAPVRILGVERGIVRSLDVVPIDEVGDQRFLNKDQTKAIEIVIRLKEPITLWDNYKITFQTNTILSGRTIDIDPGSSEKDDTTFFQPTYLEDEQRAPDFLPSADYFEDFFAASTGVIRENREDIRASFANLYEISEKLKSNRGTIPKMIHSPETYDNLLELLTDARIFGNDARRYTEGYRKLERSAPAPFTINMYRRTTLIGSVGNDYYFGKL
- a CDS encoding flagellar FlbD family protein, producing the protein MILLHRLKGDEFVLNASHIECLEANPDTTITLSNDRKFVVKESIPEVIEKILEYKKRILVFPLGSSPDQFKRVE
- a CDS encoding glycosyltransferase, whose protein sequence is MKVAIIHDWLNGMRGGELVLDSLLKIYPSADLFTLFYTPGKLNPRIEQRKITTAFTNNLPFKDSKYRWYLPLFPTAIESLDLKGYDLVISSSHCVAKGVITDPDSVHFSYVHSPMRYVWDLYYDYFPSRKGIKFFAFELISNYLRTWDAASSSRVDSFWSNSEFVARRIQKFYRREAKVIFPPCLPEKWKVVSEKKDDFYLIVSAFAPYKRIDLAIEAFRKNGKRLVLIGGGQEFKKLTSHLPKNIEVLPHLKREEVLEYYKKAKAFIFPGMEDFGIAPVEAQAYQTPVIAFGKGGALETVISGKTGIFFQEQTVESLNEAIERSDRISWKTSDFQKNVSRFTEEKFIIEIQKQVETRMRTPRKKG
- a CDS encoding nuclear transport factor 2 family protein; protein product: MKHPNLEIIDRFFEAYIQRDWNELKKVLSLDARWSFPGKHPYGGWRNGFEEVIQFFDTMGSVMGKSNVKAEKLIVAANDDYVIESQHVFTNREDGINLDHLVCVLWKFAGGKIVEGIHFFASPVEADSFFTKISQKNLE
- a CDS encoding cell division protein FtsQ/DivIB, translated to MRHNLIDFLREFVQKRRNILLLALLICILSVGAILGFRFQGIPRELNKLIITGHEKLKTEEIVRMLEIQPGTSFDTLDLDLLEKKLSRYPRVNSARITKKSEDQLLIELTERKASFLVNSDGHLYEIDSEHRVLSKDDVREKDLCVLSGNFPVKNGFIQDASFRDLYNSVEQAFRMYPALKPRISEVLLQEDGEIFFFADEPIQLRIQIGTLLHRDQIRKLYAILAYFEKDKIQSELVDIRGEDAVYH